From Candidatus Nanoarchaeia archaeon, one genomic window encodes:
- a CDS encoding FTR1 family protein, which produces MLESFLITSRETLEASLVVGIVLAYLNKTGNQQHKKSVYYGIFFGIAASILAAFLFTLAAGFEGITEQIFEGVTMLIGAFLLTTMILWMWQQNHTKEIEGRVAGHLKQPLFSHFGIFLLIFIAIIREGVETVIFLNAARYANSISLIGGISGMIAAIGLGYAFFIGVGNLRRIFGVSSILLILFAAGLVSQSIHEFEEAGIVSGIITPLFDINPSLNADGTYPLFHEKGGIGSFLKGLFGYNGNPSLAEAVGYVLFLALVGILWRKAASSKK; this is translated from the coding sequence ATGCTTGAATCATTCCTGATCACATCAAGGGAAACCCTGGAAGCAAGCCTTGTAGTTGGCATTGTTCTGGCGTATTTGAACAAGACAGGGAATCAGCAGCACAAGAAGAGTGTGTATTACGGGATTTTCTTTGGAATTGCGGCAAGCATCCTGGCAGCATTCCTATTTACCCTTGCTGCTGGATTTGAAGGGATCACTGAACAGATTTTTGAAGGGGTCACGATGCTTATTGGTGCATTCCTATTGACGACAATGATTCTATGGATGTGGCAACAGAACCATACAAAGGAGATTGAGGGAAGGGTTGCAGGCCATCTTAAGCAGCCTTTGTTTTCTCACTTTGGGATATTTCTCCTTATTTTTATTGCAATTATTCGAGAAGGGGTTGAGACAGTTATCTTCCTGAATGCAGCCAGGTATGCAAACAGTATAAGCCTTATTGGGGGGATATCTGGTATGATTGCAGCAATTGGCCTTGGATACGCCTTCTTTATTGGTGTAGGGAACCTTAGAAGGATCTTTGGGGTAAGTAGCATATTGCTCATCTTGTTTGCTGCAGGCCTGGTCAGCCAGAGTATTCATGAGTTTGAAGAGGCAGGGATTGTTTCAGGGATCATAACTCCGCTTTTTGACATTAATCCCAGCCTCAATGCTGATGGAACCTATCCCTTATTCCATGAAAAAGGGGGGATAGGAAGCTTCCTGAAGGGGTTATTTGGGTATAATGGAAACCCCAGTTTGGCAGAGGCAGTCGGTTACGTACTGTTTCTGGCTTTGGTTGGGATCCTGTGGCGAAAAGCGGCTTCATCCAAAAAATGA